One window of Thermodesulfobacteriota bacterium genomic DNA carries:
- the cobS gene encoding adenosylcobinamide-GDP ribazoletransferase, which translates to MKSLLLAISFLTILPVGKGHAVEEKALARSMAFYPAVGLLIGLLLCLGYYLFSLLFPRPIVLWLTIGLLAFLTRGLHLDGWADTLDGLATGGTRQKILEVMKDSRIGTFGVIGLILLLGGKYLCLDQISEPAIFYAFPLMTALGRNSMVLVCYRSAYARSSGGLAKPFADHLTLRELLISSISALGLATGLMGLRGVLAFVGTSLFALLYRLYFIRRLGGVTGDILGGANELSELLFLFLILILGGS; encoded by the coding sequence ATGAAATCTCTTCTCCTGGCCATCTCATTTTTGACGATCCTTCCTGTGGGGAAGGGCCATGCCGTTGAGGAGAAAGCGCTGGCTCGTTCGATGGCCTTCTATCCTGCGGTGGGTCTGCTGATCGGGTTGCTTCTCTGTTTGGGCTACTATCTCTTCTCTCTGCTTTTTCCGAGACCCATTGTCCTCTGGTTAACGATCGGGCTTCTCGCCTTTTTAACCAGGGGGCTCCACTTAGATGGATGGGCAGACACCCTCGACGGCCTGGCCACGGGAGGGACGAGGCAGAAGATCCTCGAGGTCATGAAAGACAGCCGGATCGGCACCTTCGGCGTGATCGGCCTGATCCTCCTCCTCGGAGGGAAGTATCTCTGCCTCGATCAGATTTCTGAGCCGGCTATTTTTTACGCCTTTCCCCTGATGACGGCCCTTGGAAGAAATTCGATGGTCCTGGTCTGTTACCGATCGGCCTATGCGAGATCGAGCGGCGGGTTGGCTAAACCTTTTGCAGACCATCTCACTCTTCGGGAGTTGCTCATCTCTTCGATTTCTGCCCTCGGCCTCGCCACGGGACTGATGGGTTTAAGGGGGGTGCTCGCTTTCGTGGGAACCTCTCTCTTCGCCCTTCTGTATCGTCTCTATTTCATCAGGAGGTTGGGCGGGGTGACGGGCGACATCTTGGGCGGGGCAAACGAACTTTCGGAACTGCTCTTTCTCTTTCTTATCTTGATCCTCGGTGGTTCATGA
- the cbiB gene encoding adenosylcobinamide-phosphate synthase CbiB: MTALELSLAYVADWIFGDPKGFPHPVKLIGRAIQFFEKRWLREGDSTFRQRLWGGILMVLIVGGAGLITWGVIRMAGWIHPTLSSLLTVFFAYTTLATQNLYVEVREIVNDLEKGELSKARTGVGYLVSRDTGQLDEGEVCRALIETTSENTSDGIVAPLFYLTLGGPPLAMAYKALSTLDSMIGYKNERYRYFGWASARADDLANFIPARMTVLFFTLSSLLLRKDWRGAWRVAWRDGGKNPSPNSGYPEAAVAGALNIQLGGENYYFGRRTQKPLIGDPGNRITIQEVKASLHLMIATSLIAALVAILIIQFQ; this comes from the coding sequence ATGACCGCGCTGGAACTTTCGTTGGCCTATGTCGCAGACTGGATCTTCGGAGATCCAAAAGGGTTTCCTCATCCAGTGAAACTGATCGGGAGGGCCATCCAATTTTTTGAGAAAAGGTGGCTTCGGGAAGGCGACTCCACCTTCCGTCAACGTCTCTGGGGTGGGATCCTCATGGTTTTAATCGTCGGAGGTGCAGGGTTAATCACCTGGGGAGTGATTCGGATGGCCGGTTGGATTCATCCCACCCTTTCCTCCTTGTTGACCGTCTTTTTTGCCTATACCACACTGGCAACCCAGAACCTCTATGTGGAGGTAAGAGAGATTGTCAACGACCTTGAGAAAGGAGAGTTATCGAAGGCACGCACAGGGGTGGGATATTTGGTAAGCCGTGACACGGGTCAACTCGATGAAGGAGAGGTTTGCCGAGCTTTGATCGAAACGACCTCTGAAAATACATCGGACGGGATCGTCGCCCCCCTCTTCTACCTAACCCTTGGAGGCCCCCCTCTGGCGATGGCCTACAAGGCCCTCAGCACCCTGGACTCGATGATTGGCTATAAGAACGAACGCTACCGATATTTTGGATGGGCCTCGGCCAGGGCTGACGACCTCGCAAATTTTATACCGGCCCGGATGACGGTTCTCTTCTTTACCCTTTCATCCCTTCTCCTGAGAAAGGACTGGAGAGGGGCATGGAGGGTAGCCTGGAGGGACGGAGGAAAAAATCCAAGCCCCAACAGTGGCTATCCTGAAGCAGCCGTGGCAGGGGCGCTGAACATCCAATTGGGAGGCGAGAATTATTACTTTGGGAGGCGCACCCAGAAACCTTTGATAGGCGATCCCGGAAATCGGATTACGATCCAAGAGGTAAAGGCGTCGCTTCACCTGATGATTGCGACCTCTCTCATTGCCGCTTTGGTTGCCATTTTGATTATCCAATTCCAATAA
- the prmA gene encoding 50S ribosomal protein L11 methyltransferase, producing MKRWLSLSLRLPKGLSEPLSNFLMEQGASGLETVEEDLERETLKAYFPAGRGERGIVRSVRSYLRSLSTLHSGIPPVVIETGHLIDQDWGASWKRFFKPIRLGSRLIVKPPWARVRAKRNEILIEIDPGMAFGTGTHATTQLCLRALEKRLKGKDLEVLDVGTGSGILAIAAARLGAKEVWGIDVDRAAVEKARENVVRNGVDDRVRLRRGRIGRVSKKFDLVVANIDFKSLKRMKRPLVNHLRDGGFLILSGILKTEERKIRKPYEDSGLLKWVETDRQREWICLTFQRKRA from the coding sequence ATGAAACGGTGGTTAAGCCTTTCTCTACGACTTCCCAAAGGGCTATCCGAGCCTCTCTCCAATTTTCTCATGGAACAAGGGGCCTCAGGCCTCGAGACCGTGGAAGAGGATCTCGAAAGAGAAACACTGAAGGCCTATTTCCCAGCAGGCCGAGGTGAAAGAGGAATCGTCCGATCGGTTCGAAGCTATCTGAGGTCTCTGTCCACACTCCACTCCGGAATCCCTCCTGTCGTAATCGAAACGGGCCATCTCATCGATCAAGATTGGGGGGCGAGCTGGAAGAGGTTTTTTAAGCCCATTCGGCTGGGGTCGAGGCTGATCGTAAAACCCCCTTGGGCCAGGGTTCGGGCGAAAAGGAATGAGATTTTGATCGAAATCGATCCCGGGATGGCCTTTGGGACCGGAACCCATGCCACCACCCAGCTATGTCTGAGGGCCTTGGAGAAAAGGCTGAAGGGAAAAGACCTCGAGGTGCTCGATGTAGGGACCGGCTCTGGAATCCTGGCGATTGCGGCGGCCCGATTGGGGGCGAAAGAGGTTTGGGGGATCGATGTAGACCGAGCGGCGGTTGAGAAGGCCAGAGAGAATGTCGTCCGAAACGGGGTTGACGATCGCGTCCGGCTCAGGAGAGGCAGGATCGGAAGGGTCTCGAAGAAATTCGATCTGGTGGTGGCGAACATCGATTTTAAGAGTCTGAAGAGGATGAAACGGCCGCTCGTCAATCATCTTCGGGACGGTGGGTTCCTCATCCTTTCGGGGATCCTGAAGACCGAGGAGAGGAAGATCCGGAAACCTTATGAGGATTCAGGTTTATTGAAATGGGTCGAGACGGATCGGCAGAGAGAATGGATTTGCCTCACGTTTCAGAGGAAAAGGGCATGA
- a CDS encoding bile acid:sodium symporter yields MIDLLIRYFKNRNLLLLTAFLFGLSWGEPARPLRGLILPALVMIMTLSTTHITLRELRQMKDYLKDILLVTLIHYPFLSGLILLANHLWISDPDLQVGYVVMAAVPSAVAVIPFTYLLKGEMIVSLLGSTWIYLFALLAAPMISFLFLDVAAIDPSRIVLTLLQLILLPFLLSRLLLRWRGFPTFKPKMGPLINFGFSLILYIVIGMNREVFFGPFDLLLLIFAIAFLRTFVSGHLIDLWSRWLKVDPRRRISYVLFGSYKNLGLAAALSLLIFNERAAVPSALTIPFEFLFLMWFAYFQRRWG; encoded by the coding sequence ATGATCGACCTCTTGATCCGCTATTTTAAGAACCGCAATCTCCTGCTGCTCACCGCCTTCCTTTTCGGCCTCTCATGGGGGGAGCCCGCACGGCCTTTGAGGGGTTTGATCCTGCCTGCCCTCGTCATGATCATGACGCTTTCGACGACCCACATCACCCTCAGAGAGCTGAGGCAGATGAAGGATTATCTCAAGGATATCCTGCTCGTCACGCTCATCCATTACCCTTTCTTGAGCGGTCTCATCCTCCTGGCCAACCACCTCTGGATTTCCGATCCCGACCTTCAGGTGGGATATGTCGTAATGGCCGCCGTCCCTTCGGCGGTAGCCGTCATTCCGTTCACCTATCTGCTGAAGGGGGAGATGATCGTCTCCTTGTTGGGGTCCACCTGGATCTATCTCTTCGCCCTCTTGGCCGCCCCCATGATCTCCTTTCTCTTTCTCGATGTGGCTGCGATCGATCCCTCAAGAATCGTGCTGACCCTGCTTCAGCTCATCCTCCTTCCCTTTCTACTCTCTCGACTTCTCCTGAGATGGAGAGGCTTCCCAACCTTTAAGCCCAAGATGGGCCCCCTCATCAATTTCGGGTTTTCCCTGATCCTCTACATCGTGATCGGCATGAATCGAGAGGTCTTTTTCGGTCCTTTCGACCTCCTCCTTTTGATCTTTGCCATCGCCTTCCTCAGGACCTTCGTCAGCGGCCACCTCATCGATCTATGGTCGAGATGGCTGAAGGTTGATCCAAGGCGAAGGATCAGTTACGTCCTCTTCGGCTCTTATAAAAATCTGGGGCTGGCCGCAGCCCTTTCCCTTTTGATCTTCAACGAGAGGGCCGCTGTCCCCTCGGCCCTCACCATCCCTTTCGAATTCCTCTTTCTGATGTGGTTTGCCTACTTCCAGAGACGGTGGGGCTGA
- a CDS encoding MotA/TolQ/ExbB proton channel family protein, giving the protein MFVSLLIKGGVIMIPIILGSVIALAIVLDRLWALWRIRLNLPRFTRKIFEYLDKGQFQKALEQCARVRHPIGNLFRIGILNRHLSRQEIEAMMEREGDEQIQYLERYMSALIIIVGVEPMMGFLGTIIGLIQAFMAWEQMGANITVNALAAGIYQAMITTAAGLSVAIPGFIFYHLIMGRIRHHAQEMTYYGNELLDLLSQSREGGAR; this is encoded by the coding sequence ATGTTCGTCTCGCTCCTCATCAAAGGCGGGGTGATCATGATCCCCATCATCCTCGGATCGGTCATCGCCCTGGCCATTGTCCTTGACCGATTATGGGCCCTTTGGCGTATCCGCCTGAACCTCCCCCGCTTTACGCGTAAGATTTTTGAATACCTCGACAAAGGACAGTTTCAGAAGGCCCTGGAACAATGTGCAAGGGTGAGGCACCCCATCGGAAACCTCTTCAGGATCGGAATCCTCAACCGCCATCTCAGCCGGCAGGAGATCGAGGCGATGATGGAAAGGGAGGGAGATGAACAGATCCAGTATCTTGAGCGATATATGAGTGCTCTTATCATCATCGTGGGGGTGGAACCGATGATGGGTTTCCTCGGGACCATCATCGGACTTATCCAGGCCTTCATGGCCTGGGAGCAGATGGGAGCCAACATCACGGTCAATGCCCTGGCAGCCGGGATCTACCAGGCCATGATCACCACCGCAGCGGGCCTTTCGGTCGCCATCCCCGGTTTCATCTTCTACCATCTCATCATGGGGAGGATCAGGCATCACGCCCAGGAGATGACCTATTACGGGAATGAACTTCTCGATCTCCTCTCCCAGAGCCGTGAGGGAGGTGCCCGATGA
- the cobU gene encoding bifunctional adenosylcobinamide kinase/adenosylcobinamide-phosphate guanylyltransferase, with translation MGKKRVIFITGGCRSGKSRFALDYANRSYAKKIYLATCEPLDEEMARRIELHKKGRGPEWQTIEEPLAIVNRVSQIREGDQVVLLDCITLWISNLLLKWDDEERIMAEMERFLEAVKRSPASFILVSNEVGMGIVPAEPVARRFRDLAGTINQKLAETSDTVIFMVSGLPIFLKGRA, from the coding sequence ATGGGAAAGAAGCGAGTGATCTTCATCACCGGCGGATGCAGAAGCGGGAAGAGCCGATTTGCTCTCGATTATGCAAATCGGTCCTACGCAAAGAAGATTTACCTGGCCACCTGCGAACCCCTCGATGAAGAGATGGCCAGACGCATAGAACTTCACAAAAAGGGAAGGGGGCCCGAATGGCAGACCATCGAGGAACCCTTAGCAATTGTCAACAGAGTGAGCCAAATCCGCGAAGGCGATCAGGTGGTCCTCCTCGACTGCATCACCCTCTGGATCTCCAATCTCCTTTTAAAATGGGATGACGAAGAGAGGATCATGGCCGAAATGGAACGATTTCTCGAAGCGGTCAAAAGAAGTCCAGCGTCCTTCATCCTGGTCTCCAACGAGGTCGGAATGGGGATCGTGCCGGCCGAGCCGGTTGCCCGGCGATTTCGAGATCTCGCAGGGACCATCAATCAAAAGCTGGCGGAAACTTCCGATACGGTGATTTTCATGGTCTCAGGATTGCCGATATTCCTTAAGGGGAGGGCATGA
- a CDS encoding TetR/AcrR family transcriptional regulator, whose amino-acid sequence MSTGRRRFRSFPLNRARILKAATALFARRGFEGTSVRDIAEKAGISVPGMFYYFPTKERILFEIMTSFMDEAYQKIMEIYCSEIDPVEKLRRVCKFYVEQYAGHKQELTLLATEIKGLNPEHQQICIEKERDYVKALKSLFRDLADRNLLKPINPSILAFIFFGMVHWTYQWYNPKAKKGISPNELGNIFSEVFLSGILLQGSGQVSSRPGG is encoded by the coding sequence ATGTCTACCGGCCGTCGTCGTTTTCGGTCTTTCCCCTTGAACAGGGCTCGCATCCTCAAGGCCGCCACGGCCCTTTTCGCGCGGAGGGGATTCGAGGGCACCTCCGTTCGGGACATTGCCGAAAAGGCCGGGATCAGCGTCCCGGGGATGTTCTACTATTTTCCTACCAAGGAGAGGATCCTTTTCGAGATCATGACCTCCTTCATGGACGAAGCTTACCAGAAGATCATGGAGATCTACTGCTCCGAGATCGATCCCGTCGAAAAGCTGAGACGGGTCTGTAAGTTTTATGTCGAGCAGTATGCCGGACACAAACAGGAGTTAACCCTCCTCGCCACGGAGATAAAGGGGCTCAATCCCGAACACCAACAGATCTGTATTGAAAAAGAGAGGGATTATGTCAAGGCCCTGAAATCCCTATTTAGAGATCTGGCCGACCGGAACCTCTTAAAGCCCATCAACCCTTCGATCCTGGCCTTTATCTTTTTCGGGATGGTGCACTGGACTTACCAATGGTACAACCCCAAGGCCAAAAAGGGGATCAGCCCCAACGAGTTAGGAAATATCTTCAGCGAGGTCTTTCTCAGCGGGATTTTGCTTCAGGGAAGCGGCCAGGTCTCATCCAGGCCTGGAGGATAA
- a CDS encoding 16S rRNA (uracil(1498)-N(3))-methyltransferase: MARFYLPRPRLEGNRLVLQGNEVRHLRNSLRLRQGDDLIVFDGEGREYEGRILRVEPTSALIEIRQINLSLKESPLEVTLAQSLLKGEKMDYLVQKATELGVKRIIPFLSSRSIPLLERSKETERVRRWERIAIEASKQSGRGFIPKIEPPWPFSEMLRSTPREGLRMVLNEKGGRRLKEVLRESPEKRSVFFIVGPEGGLSEKETEAALDCGFLPVVLGGRILRAETASLCLLSILQYEWGDIG; the protein is encoded by the coding sequence ATGGCGCGGTTTTATCTCCCCCGTCCTCGCCTTGAGGGAAATCGATTGGTGCTTCAAGGAAATGAGGTGAGGCACCTCCGAAACTCCCTCCGGCTTCGGCAAGGAGACGACCTGATCGTCTTCGATGGCGAGGGGAGGGAATATGAGGGCCGAATCCTGAGGGTCGAACCGACCTCCGCTTTGATCGAAATCCGTCAGATCAACCTCTCCTTAAAAGAGTCTCCCCTCGAGGTAACCCTGGCCCAGAGCCTTCTCAAGGGCGAGAAGATGGACTATCTGGTGCAGAAGGCGACGGAATTGGGGGTGAAGCGGATCATCCCCTTTCTCTCTTCGAGATCCATCCCCCTCTTGGAAAGATCGAAGGAGACCGAAAGAGTACGCCGCTGGGAGAGAATTGCTATCGAGGCCTCAAAACAGTCCGGGAGAGGGTTCATTCCCAAAATCGAGCCGCCATGGCCCTTCTCCGAGATGCTCCGATCTACACCTCGGGAGGGTTTACGGATGGTTCTCAACGAAAAGGGAGGAAGAAGGCTAAAAGAGGTATTAAGAGAATCGCCAGAAAAGAGATCTGTATTTTTCATCGTCGGGCCGGAAGGGGGGTTGAGTGAGAAAGAAACCGAAGCCGCCTTGGATTGCGGATTTCTCCCGGTCGTTCTGGGTGGGAGAATTTTGAGGGCAGAGACGGCAAGTCTCTGCCTTCTAAGCATCCTTCAATACGAGTGGGGAGATATTGGATAA
- a CDS encoding biopolymer transporter ExbD, whose amino-acid sequence MKIKARREFRVSLESLAFTDIILNIFIFFFTAFSLVYTFNPMKESKILIQLPRADVKLPLDQKDPVIVNINSQNEIFLGNKPIALRELKKELETLITFNRERPVIVRADRSVVFERVVQVLDAAKSSGVEKLGISVEEKHPSSTHP is encoded by the coding sequence ATGAAGATCAAAGCCAGAAGAGAATTCAGGGTCTCTCTCGAATCCCTTGCGTTTACCGACATCATCCTCAACATCTTTATCTTCTTCTTCACCGCCTTCAGCTTGGTCTATACCTTCAATCCCATGAAGGAATCCAAAATCCTCATTCAGCTCCCCCGGGCGGACGTGAAATTACCCCTTGATCAGAAAGATCCTGTCATCGTCAACATCAACAGCCAAAACGAGATCTTCCTCGGGAACAAACCCATTGCCCTTAGGGAGTTGAAAAAAGAACTCGAAACCCTCATCACCTTTAACAGGGAAAGACCGGTCATCGTAAGGGCGGATAGAAGTGTCGTTTTTGAAAGGGTGGTACAGGTTCTCGATGCAGCCAAGAGCTCGGGTGTGGAAAAGTTGGGGATATCGGTCGAGGAAAAGCACCCCTCTTCAACCCATCCATAG
- the cobT gene encoding nicotinate-nucleotide--dimethylbenzimidazole phosphoribosyltransferase, with product MEKLNQTISNIQPLDEKAMKEAEARQDNLTKPQGSLGQLESLSIQIAGIKGTPRPKIEHKVIFTLAGDHGVTEEGVSAYPSEVTPQMVYNFLRGGAGINVLARHVGARVVVADLGVAAVLEKHPDLKDKKVAMGTKNMAKGPAMSRQEAVRSIGAGIELVEEELSKGVDILGTGDMGIGNTTPSSAITAAITGAEVRTVTGRGTGLDDKGWEKKVEVIEKALDINRPDPKDPIDVLSKVGGFEIGGIAGVILAGARYKIPVVIDGFISGAAALIAAGLAPQVKPYLIASHQSVEQGHRIVLEHLGLKPLLNLDLRLGEGTGAALGISLVEASLKILNEMATFAEAGVSEKTGS from the coding sequence ATGGAGAAACTGAACCAGACGATCTCGAACATTCAACCACTCGACGAGAAGGCCATGAAAGAAGCGGAAGCGAGGCAGGACAATTTAACGAAACCCCAGGGTTCCCTTGGGCAACTGGAGTCCTTGTCCATTCAGATAGCGGGGATCAAAGGAACCCCGAGGCCCAAGATCGAACACAAAGTCATCTTCACCCTTGCGGGAGATCACGGGGTGACTGAAGAGGGCGTGAGCGCCTATCCATCCGAGGTCACACCTCAGATGGTCTATAACTTCCTGCGAGGGGGCGCAGGCATCAACGTCCTTGCCCGACACGTGGGAGCAAGGGTGGTGGTGGCTGACCTCGGCGTGGCCGCGGTCTTGGAGAAGCATCCGGATCTTAAGGACAAGAAGGTGGCTATGGGAACGAAGAATATGGCCAAAGGGCCCGCCATGAGCCGCCAGGAGGCGGTCCGCTCCATCGGGGCGGGGATCGAACTGGTCGAGGAAGAATTAAGTAAAGGAGTGGATATCCTGGGCACTGGGGATATGGGAATAGGAAATACGACTCCCTCCAGTGCCATCACAGCCGCCATCACAGGAGCGGAGGTCAGGACAGTCACAGGTAGAGGAACAGGACTTGACGATAAAGGATGGGAGAAAAAAGTGGAGGTCATCGAGAAGGCGCTGGACATCAATCGGCCTGACCCGAAAGATCCGATCGATGTCCTCTCCAAGGTGGGAGGGTTCGAGATCGGAGGCATCGCCGGCGTTATCTTGGCGGGGGCAAGATATAAAATTCCGGTCGTCATCGACGGCTTCATCTCCGGAGCCGCCGCCTTGATCGCTGCGGGTCTGGCCCCTCAGGTCAAGCCCTATCTCATCGCCTCCCATCAATCGGTCGAACAGGGCCACCGGATCGTCCTTGAACACCTCGGCCTCAAACCCCTGCTCAATCTCGACCTCCGTTTGGGAGAAGGGACCGGAGCGGCTCTGGGCATCTCCCTGGTCGAAGCCAGCTTGAAGATCCTCAACGAGATGGCAACTTTTGCCGAAGCAGGGGTTTCTGAAAAAACAGGCTCTTGA